Proteins co-encoded in one Pogoniulus pusillus isolate bPogPus1 chromosome 15, bPogPus1.pri, whole genome shotgun sequence genomic window:
- the LPAR5 gene encoding lysophosphatidic acid receptor 5 encodes MSASNASQTCKDYSFNHHLLLPGYILIFMTGLTLNVLALWIFVRYLRLKSVVMIYMFNLAVSDLTFTLPLPLRLYYYSNHHWPFGSTLCQVSGSVFQINMYGSCLFLMCINLDRYVAIVHPLRWRHIRRPKVAKLLCLIVWVVIFVGSIPAAIVHKQNHCKVQNQTVYLCFESFSDNIWQNNLFPLVILAELLGFLLPFSCVTYCSVRIFQELCQDSQTKTLRQQKTIRLLSVNLVIFIICFVPYNTTLAVYGLIKAQVMKVDQQTQASVRQVLIITMLFASMNSMLDPLIYYFSTEGFRNTFKKLRRGQTWDSDIGMLKSQTVGKKSARDHTALKEHPAENLIRPKESLPALPAAVFLSSPIEDSEI; translated from the coding sequence ATGTCAGCTTCCAATGCATCTCAGACATGCAAGGATTACAGCTTTAAtcaccacctcctgctgcctggttACATCCTGATATTCATGACTGGCCTGACTCTGAACGTGCTGGCCCTGTGGATATTTGTCCGCTACCTGCGCCTGAAGTCTGTCGTGATGATCTACATGTTCAACCTGGCTGTGAGCGACCTCACCTTcaccctccctctgcccctgcgGCTCTACTACTATTCCAACCACCACTGGCCCTTTGGTAGTACCCTGTGCCAGGTCTCTGGCTCTGTCTTCCAGATCAACATGTACGGTAGCTGCCTCTTCCTCATGTGCATCAACCTGGATCGCTACGTTGCCATTGTCCACCCGCTTCGCTGGCGCCACATCCGGCGCCCCAAGGTGGCCAAGCTCCTGTGCCTGATCGTCTGGGTTGTGATCTTCgtgggctccatccctgcagccatagTCCACAAGCAAAACCACTGCAAAGTACAGAACCAGACCGTTTATCTGTGCTTCGAAAGCTTCAGTGACAACATATGGCAGAACAACCTCTTCCCTCTGGTGATCTTGGCAGAGCTCTTgggcttcctcctgccctttagCTGCGTGACCTATTGCTCGGTTCGCATCTTCCAGGAGCTCTGCCAGGACAGCCAGACGAAAACGCTGCGGCAGCAGAAGACCATCCGTCTCCTCTCGGTCAATCTGGTCATCTTCATCATCTGCTTCGTGCCCTACAACACTACCCTGGCAGTTTATGGGCTGATAAAGGCCCAAGTGATGAAGGTTGACCAGCAAACGCAGGCGTCTGTGCGCCAGGTGCTGATCATCACCATGCTGTTTGCCAGTATGAACAGCATGCTGGACCCCTTGATCTACTACTTCAGCACCGAGGGCTTCCGTAACACCTTTAAGAAGCTGCGGCGGGGCCAGACCTGGGACTCAGATATTGGCATGCTTAAGAGTCAGACTGTGGGGAAAAAGTCAGCCCGAGACCATACTGCCTTGAAAGAGCACCCAGCTGAAAACCTGATCCGTCCCAAGGAATCTTTGCCAGcccttcctgctgcagtgtttctgaGCAGTCCTATTGAGGACTCGGAAATATAG